A single genomic interval of Candidatus Bipolaricaulis anaerobius harbors:
- a CDS encoding calcium-translocating P-type ATPase, SERCA-type has product MTVETKKTWHALSASDVAAALEVNPGTGLTSAEARERLARYGPNALPETPPTPFWKRLVAQLRGFVVWILLAAALISLIVQVIEPEPLGWLDSVIILAIVILNAFVGATQESRAEQALQSLKEMAAPEAQVVRDGERTTVRARDLVPGDVVLLEAGTIVPADLRLIEAAQMRVDESSLTGESVPVEKKAEPVLAAETPIADRANSAFMGTTVVYGRGRGIVVGTGTDTQLGAIAEMIEETVEETPLQKKLEVFGKVLGTAILVVCVLVFVLSILRQTEINLLWTEGLRVYLDHAQHALIGFFMVAVSLAVAAVPEGLPAIVTMCLALGTREMLRRHTLVRRLPSVETLGSATVICTDKTGTLTQNQMTVTQIWAGGKTFAVSGQGFEPVGGFRCDGREIRVEEEPVLLATLWAGLLCNDAELRQEAKGYRIIGDPTEGALVVAAAKAGMDKATVAAFPRVAEAPFDSERKRMATLHALDSSAPLVVPGGRYVSLVKGAPDVVLSLCTRIQDATGPAPLSDDRRAGINRTNEGMASQGLRVLAVAYKPLGELPTEVAPETVETDLVFLGLVGMQDPPRPEVAEAIARARQAGLRTIMITGDHVATAEAIAREIGLLQPGRRVASGADLDRMVEGELALQIEEIDVFARVSPYHKVQIVDALRARGEIVAMTGDGVNDAPALRRADIGIAMGIAGTDVAKNTADMVLTDDNYASIVAAVEQGRIIYSNIRKTVNFLLSCNFAEIAVIFGASLIGWPAPLTAIQLLWLNLLTDGAPALALGVEKGEPGIMNRPPRSPREPIINREMAIGILFQAGALTAAVLGVYALGHLGHGILHEDAMTLAFTTLVLAELARAYTARSEHVPLYQIGFLTNRWMQWAVVVSLALTMLVLYVPGLQQAFDTRPLRAQEWLIVLPLVFLPALLVEVRKLWFSWRAKRA; this is encoded by the coding sequence ATGACGGTGGAAACGAAGAAGACGTGGCACGCTCTCTCGGCTAGTGACGTCGCCGCCGCCCTCGAGGTGAACCCCGGGACGGGGCTCACCTCGGCGGAGGCGCGGGAGCGGCTCGCCCGCTACGGCCCGAACGCCCTCCCTGAGACCCCACCCACGCCGTTTTGGAAGCGGCTCGTTGCGCAGCTGCGTGGATTCGTGGTGTGGATCCTCCTTGCAGCAGCGCTCATCTCGCTGATTGTGCAGGTGATTGAGCCTGAGCCACTGGGATGGCTTGATTCGGTCATCATCCTCGCGATCGTTATCCTCAATGCGTTCGTGGGCGCGACGCAGGAGAGCCGGGCCGAGCAGGCGCTGCAGAGCCTCAAGGAAATGGCGGCGCCCGAGGCTCAAGTCGTGCGCGACGGGGAGAGGACGACCGTTCGAGCGCGGGATCTCGTCCCCGGCGATGTGGTCCTCCTCGAGGCGGGCACGATCGTGCCCGCTGACCTGCGCCTGATCGAGGCAGCGCAGATGCGGGTGGATGAATCGTCCCTCACCGGGGAGTCCGTCCCGGTGGAGAAGAAGGCGGAACCTGTCCTCGCCGCAGAGACGCCGATCGCCGATCGCGCCAATTCCGCGTTCATGGGGACGACCGTCGTCTACGGTCGGGGCCGGGGGATCGTGGTGGGGACCGGCACCGACACCCAGCTCGGCGCGATCGCGGAGATGATCGAGGAGACGGTCGAGGAGACCCCGCTTCAGAAAAAGCTCGAAGTGTTCGGGAAGGTCCTCGGGACGGCCATCCTCGTGGTCTGCGTGCTGGTGTTTGTCCTGTCCATCCTCCGCCAGACCGAAATCAACCTTCTGTGGACGGAGGGCCTGCGTGTCTACCTTGACCACGCCCAGCACGCCTTGATCGGGTTCTTCATGGTCGCGGTGAGTTTGGCGGTGGCCGCTGTCCCCGAGGGGCTGCCGGCGATCGTCACGATGTGCCTCGCCCTGGGGACGCGGGAGATGCTGCGTCGCCACACGCTCGTGCGGCGCCTGCCCTCGGTGGAGACCCTCGGCTCGGCGACCGTCATCTGCACGGACAAGACAGGAACCCTCACCCAGAACCAGATGACGGTGACGCAGATCTGGGCAGGGGGGAAGACATTCGCTGTCTCCGGCCAGGGGTTCGAGCCGGTGGGAGGGTTCCGGTGCGACGGGCGCGAGATCCGGGTCGAGGAAGAACCTGTGCTGCTCGCGACCCTGTGGGCGGGGCTCCTCTGCAACGACGCCGAGCTCCGCCAGGAGGCGAAGGGGTACCGGATCATCGGCGACCCGACGGAGGGTGCCCTCGTGGTGGCGGCGGCCAAGGCGGGGATGGACAAGGCCACCGTGGCGGCGTTCCCCCGGGTGGCGGAGGCCCCGTTTGACTCCGAGCGGAAGAGGATGGCGACCCTGCACGCCCTGGACAGTTCCGCCCCGCTTGTGGTCCCAGGGGGACGTTACGTATCCCTCGTCAAGGGAGCTCCGGACGTCGTCCTCTCCCTGTGCACGAGGATTCAAGATGCGACGGGCCCTGCGCCGCTCTCCGACGACCGGCGGGCGGGGATCAACCGCACGAACGAGGGGATGGCCTCCCAGGGGCTGCGCGTGCTCGCCGTGGCCTACAAGCCGTTGGGGGAACTGCCGACGGAGGTCGCCCCGGAGACCGTGGAGACGGACCTCGTGTTCCTGGGGCTCGTTGGGATGCAGGACCCGCCGCGGCCGGAGGTGGCGGAGGCGATCGCTCGGGCCCGCCAGGCCGGGCTGCGCACAATCATGATCACCGGCGACCACGTCGCGACAGCGGAGGCGATCGCCCGTGAGATCGGCCTCCTCCAGCCCGGGCGGCGCGTCGCGTCGGGGGCCGACCTCGACCGGATGGTGGAGGGGGAACTGGCGCTGCAGATTGAGGAGATCGACGTCTTCGCCCGTGTTTCTCCCTACCACAAGGTCCAGATCGTCGATGCCCTGCGGGCGCGGGGGGAGATCGTGGCCATGACCGGGGACGGGGTCAACGATGCCCCCGCCCTGCGGCGGGCGGACATCGGGATCGCGATGGGGATCGCGGGCACGGACGTCGCCAAGAATACGGCGGACATGGTCCTCACCGACGACAACTACGCCTCGATCGTGGCGGCGGTGGAGCAGGGGCGCATCATCTACTCCAACATCCGCAAGACGGTGAACTTCCTCCTCTCCTGCAACTTCGCGGAGATCGCGGTCATCTTCGGGGCGAGCCTCATCGGGTGGCCGGCCCCGCTCACGGCAATCCAGCTCCTGTGGCTCAACCTCCTCACCGACGGTGCCCCGGCACTGGCGCTGGGGGTGGAGAAGGGCGAGCCGGGGATCATGAACCGGCCGCCGCGCTCGCCGCGGGAGCCGATCATCAACCGCGAGATGGCGATCGGGATCCTGTTCCAGGCGGGGGCCCTCACCGCCGCAGTCCTCGGCGTGTACGCCCTCGGGCACCTCGGCCACGGGATCCTCCACGAGGACGCGATGACGCTTGCCTTCACGACGTTGGTCCTCGCCGAGCTCGCGCGGGCGTACACCGCCCGTTCCGAGCACGTACCTCTCTACCAGATCGGGTTCCTGACCAACCGCTGGATGCAGTGGGCGGTCGTGGTGTCCCTGGCCCTGACGATGCTTGTGCTGTACGTGCCTGGTCTGCAGCAGGCGTTCGACACGCGGCCGCTGCGGGCCCAGGAGTGGCTCATCGTGCTGCCCCTCGTGTTCCTGCCCGCGCTCCTCGTTGAGGTGCGCAAGCTGTGGTTCAGCTGGAGGGCGAAGCGGGCGTGA
- a CDS encoding sodium-translocating pyrophosphatase gives MMWEFVAAGAGLVSILFALYLYRQVTRRAGGTDRMLDVAKAIQDGASAYLRRQNVTLLAFLGIVAPVIGILVGVTQGAEHGVAIAVAYLLGAGCSTLAASLGMTAAVRANVRTANAAREGLTAAFPVAYYGGAVMGLAIVGLSLFGISLIYYLGRTALGWTEMDAAQVTLGFSFGASAFALFAKAGGGIYTKTADISADLVGKVELGIPEDDPRNPAVVADNVGDNVGDVAGMGADLVDSYIAAIVAAMILGAELGGGVFTLLPLMIATVGLVASIAGVFMVRFLMRGNPGAALNGGLFATSGLFLVLLFAVTYTAGLPGQEWLGVFLPTLAGLGAGIVIGMTTDYFTSIDRRPTLNTAEAATKGAAINIMTGFSYGLLSIVPSILGICIATFASWTLAEMFGVNPFYGIAVSAVGMLSIVATIISSDAFGPISDNARGIAEQGDLGPDALAVADALDAQGNTSKAVTKGFAIGAAALTVLAMFAAYTHLVDIDLAQGINLISYPVIIGLFLGAMMPPLFSALLILAVGRNAGRMVEEVRRQFREIPGLIEGKAKPDYKTCVDIATRGALRELLFPCSLAILVPVVVMLLLGKEALAGFLAGSILTGIIFALFMANAGGAWDNAKKYVETGAYGGKGSEAHKAAVTGDTVGDPFKDTAGPSLNTMITVMSLVAEVFAPVILLLWA, from the coding sequence ATGATGTGGGAGTTCGTTGCGGCGGGAGCCGGTCTTGTTTCTATCCTGTTCGCTCTCTATCTGTATCGCCAGGTGACGCGTCGCGCGGGCGGCACGGACCGGATGCTGGACGTGGCGAAAGCGATTCAGGACGGGGCGAGCGCCTACCTTCGGCGTCAGAACGTGACGTTGCTCGCATTCCTCGGGATCGTGGCCCCCGTGATCGGGATCCTGGTGGGGGTCACCCAGGGGGCCGAACACGGAGTGGCGATAGCCGTAGCGTACTTGCTCGGCGCAGGCTGCTCTACGCTTGCCGCGTCGCTGGGGATGACGGCTGCGGTGCGGGCCAATGTGCGCACGGCCAATGCGGCACGGGAGGGGCTGACTGCCGCGTTCCCCGTCGCCTACTACGGTGGTGCGGTGATGGGCCTTGCGATCGTGGGCCTCTCCCTATTTGGGATCAGCCTCATCTACTACCTCGGCCGGACCGCCCTGGGGTGGACCGAGATGGACGCGGCCCAGGTCACGCTCGGGTTCAGCTTCGGAGCGAGCGCGTTCGCCCTGTTCGCCAAGGCCGGTGGCGGCATCTACACGAAGACGGCGGACATCAGCGCGGACCTCGTGGGCAAGGTGGAGCTCGGGATCCCTGAGGACGACCCGCGAAACCCAGCCGTTGTCGCCGATAACGTTGGCGACAACGTGGGCGACGTGGCGGGGATGGGCGCCGATCTTGTGGACTCCTACATCGCGGCGATCGTGGCGGCGATGATCCTCGGCGCGGAGCTCGGGGGGGGGGTCTTCACCCTGCTCCCCTTGATGATCGCCACGGTAGGGCTGGTTGCCTCCATCGCTGGGGTGTTCATGGTGCGCTTCCTCATGCGGGGCAACCCGGGGGCGGCTTTGAACGGCGGTCTCTTTGCGACATCCGGTTTGTTCCTCGTGCTCCTGTTCGCGGTCACCTACACCGCGGGGCTCCCGGGGCAGGAGTGGCTGGGCGTGTTCCTCCCCACCCTGGCCGGGTTGGGGGCGGGGATTGTGATCGGAATGACCACGGACTACTTCACCTCGATCGACCGCCGTCCCACGTTGAACACGGCCGAGGCGGCGACGAAGGGCGCAGCGATCAACATCATGACCGGGTTTTCATATGGACTGCTCAGTATCGTTCCCTCCATCCTCGGGATCTGCATCGCCACGTTCGCCTCCTGGACGCTGGCGGAGATGTTCGGGGTCAACCCGTTCTACGGGATCGCGGTATCCGCGGTGGGGATGCTGTCCATCGTGGCCACGATCATCTCTTCCGATGCGTTCGGCCCGATCTCGGATAACGCCCGCGGGATCGCGGAGCAGGGTGACCTGGGCCCGGACGCGCTCGCCGTGGCAGACGCCCTCGATGCGCAGGGCAACACGTCGAAGGCGGTCACGAAGGGGTTCGCGATCGGGGCGGCGGCCCTCACCGTGCTCGCCATGTTCGCTGCGTACACCCACCTGGTGGACATCGACCTCGCCCAGGGGATCAACCTCATCAGCTACCCCGTGATCATCGGCCTGTTCCTGGGGGCGATGATGCCCCCGCTCTTCTCGGCCCTCCTCATCCTCGCCGTGGGGCGGAACGCGGGGCGGATGGTGGAGGAGGTGCGGCGGCAGTTCCGGGAGATCCCCGGGCTGATCGAGGGGAAGGCGAAACCTGACTACAAGACGTGCGTGGACATCGCGACCCGGGGCGCGCTCCGTGAGCTTCTGTTCCCGTGCTCGCTCGCGATCCTCGTGCCCGTGGTGGTGATGCTGCTGTTGGGGAAGGAGGCGTTGGCGGGGTTCCTGGCGGGGAGCATCCTCACCGGGATCATCTTCGCTCTGTTCATGGCCAATGCCGGTGGGGCGTGGGATAACGCCAAGAAGTACGTGGAGACCGGGGCCTACGGCGGAAAGGGATCGGAGGCCCATAAGGCGGCGGTCACGGGGGACACGGTGGGCGACCCGTTCAAGGACACCGCGGGTCCGTCCCTGAACACGATGATCACCGTGATGTCGCTCGTCGCCGAGGTGTTCGCACCGGTGATCCTCCTCCTCTGGGCGTAG
- a CDS encoding DUF7507 domain-containing protein, whose translation MTLLGATFDGANTTFSYRVCSSDSPAISHWVLELPDSCATCKDVVATSHKYECNRDPTTGIFGVKFDQGFSDRECRDYWVTLRGYWPTGRTQVAVKAGQEKCDYQVEGPACPPPAQPSLSLEKRTNGQDADGPTGPVVVVGSTVTWTYEVTNTGNVTLTNIAVTDDKAGTIGTIPTLGVGASATLTKTGAAVAGQYSNVGKAETTYSGQTVTATDPSHYYGAQPSIGLAKSGTLNLGSNGRADAGDTISYTFAVTNTGNVTLTNVVVTDSKVTVTGGPIASLAAGATDTTTFSGSYTLTQADIDAGTFTNVATATGTPPVGSNVSDTDDDTQTLVAAPALAVVKSASPKTYSAVGQGITYTFAVTNTGNVTLTSVKIDDVRLGVANLVVTPATLGPGQIGTAQAAYTISQSDLDAGTVANVATATGTPPTGPNVTGQDDETITATQAPSLSLEKRTNGQDADGPTGPVVVVGSTITWTYEVTNTGNVTLTNIAVTDDKAGTIGTIPTLGVGASATLTKTGAAVAGQYANVGTAQTTYSGQTVSATDPSHYVGVAGYVAITPQSAVNEVGASHTFLITAYAQGTAPSGWNLAYTVSPTSASESLSGPTVAVDGMGATWNLTINHASPAVFTASATVTMMFSGGTQVVLTTNGISPNSAPATKTYAYRQAKIDLAPGSDTNEAGDNHVITATVRVWNGTSWVVPPDGGSVTFSLASDTTGSATIVSPNPASLVGGQAQVTIRAITPGLVKVHAVADALGTGTVVAETGVGSSGPDAEKTYEYRQARIRLSPLADTNEVGDDHTFTATVEAYVVGVGWIAAPDSTPVTFSFVSNQIGATFVGSSSTTTSGGQAQATIGATQPGTVTVKAQATVGGVTVETNGSGGSTGLATKAYVSGYIAITPGHATNAVGAPHTFAIAAHAQGAAPISWALSYTVVPTPGSQSLSGPTVSSDGMSATWSLTVNSAVPSVLTAVPTVTMSFPGGTQVVRTTDGRGGSTMPAQKTYVQGRISLSPVSASNEVGDPHTIVATVETSSNGSTWSPAGGAEVTFSILSGVASFVGGVNTAVTNGAGQATVQIVSSAPGTVVVQAAADVFGDRTVIRTTGTAGSGNNAEKTYVDARIGVAPLEAVNPVGTNHTVTALVEVSTGAGWVLAPDGTSVVFTLLNNAAGATFVTASTTTTRGGVASVTVFASNQGSVVIRAMADVTMGGLVLRRATGSGGVNGPDALKSWVRNNEPPTAESLSLVTCQNTPLTFSLRGSDPNVNPAAPASHPLTLAIVGAPTYGALSGNLSAVTYSAPHEASVDVVYAPQLDFLGTDFITYTVTDPTGAFAVGTVRITVVDCGEEIAGGGGALGPRIVINEVAWGGTEADPVHEWVELYSSFDESLDLTGWTLRWRRKQPGHVMEQYVKTVELRGAIDEFGFYLMERRTDDVVSDIAADLIYEETGPVVITEIAWGGTAASPNDQWIELTNITENAVDLTGWTLRWRLTQPATAGEPEWKVVELRGTIAPYATYLLERGSDDVVRGIPADLIYNVPLDPQGEVVELVDSVGTAVDTANAERLGRSGWATGYGVGGAHPYATMERVNPFARDTEQNWRANEGILTHGADRNGNPLVGTAQAVNEQFLLWAYPDVDPTWFPSELVFLPFVLDLADRGEILELVDPAGNIVDTANADDPHRDGWAAGYGVRGAEKYATMERVDPSLPDLDTSWDGNHYIVINGLDAAAVCLAATARTTNEPVLIRFAGEQVPQTVRRGEVITVAVVAPAACGAVPCLPHAVLTAADELAGGAGAVVTPDLGKRVLVGKRIEPTDNYQFQFATADLALGTYRLWISLGSTVVRVVVFQIVAAPGM comes from the coding sequence GTGACGCTCCTCGGGGCCACGTTCGACGGGGCGAACACCACGTTTAGCTACCGCGTGTGCTCCAGTGACTCTCCTGCGATCAGCCATTGGGTCCTGGAGCTTCCCGATAGCTGTGCTACGTGCAAGGATGTGGTCGCGACAAGCCACAAGTACGAGTGCAATAGAGATCCCACGACGGGGATCTTCGGGGTGAAGTTCGATCAGGGGTTCAGCGACAGGGAATGCCGGGATTACTGGGTCACGCTGCGGGGGTACTGGCCCACTGGGCGCACCCAGGTCGCTGTCAAGGCTGGGCAGGAGAAGTGCGACTACCAAGTCGAGGGACCAGCATGCCCCCCTCCCGCGCAGCCGAGCCTCTCGCTCGAGAAGAGGACGAACGGGCAAGACGCCGATGGTCCGACTGGTCCGGTGGTGGTGGTGGGGTCGACGGTGACGTGGACGTACGAAGTGACGAACACGGGGAACGTGACGCTGACGAACATCGCTGTCACCGACGATAAGGCGGGCACGATCGGGACGATCCCGACGTTGGGGGTGGGAGCGAGCGCGACGCTGACCAAGACAGGGGCGGCCGTTGCTGGGCAGTACAGTAACGTAGGGAAGGCCGAGACGACGTACAGCGGGCAGACGGTCACCGCCACCGATCCGAGCCACTACTACGGAGCGCAGCCCTCGATCGGGCTTGCGAAGAGCGGGACGCTGAACTTAGGGAGTAACGGGCGAGCGGACGCGGGAGATACGATTAGCTACACGTTCGCGGTGACGAACACGGGGAACGTGACGTTGACGAACGTGGTCGTGACGGACTCGAAGGTCACGGTGACGGGTGGGCCGATCGCATCGCTGGCGGCGGGGGCTACGGACACGACAACATTCAGCGGCAGCTACACCCTTACGCAAGCGGACATCGACGCGGGGACGTTCACGAACGTAGCGACAGCGACCGGGACGCCGCCGGTGGGATCGAACGTGAGCGACACCGACGATGACACCCAGACGTTGGTGGCGGCGCCGGCGCTGGCGGTGGTGAAGAGCGCGAGCCCGAAGACGTACAGCGCGGTAGGACAAGGGATCACGTACACGTTCGCGGTGACGAACACGGGGAACGTGACGCTCACGAGCGTGAAGATCGACGATGTGCGACTAGGGGTCGCGAACCTCGTTGTGACGCCGGCGACGCTGGGGCCAGGGCAGATAGGGACGGCGCAGGCCGCCTACACGATCAGCCAGTCCGATCTCGATGCGGGAACCGTTGCCAACGTGGCAACCGCCACCGGGACACCGCCCACGGGGCCGAACGTAACGGGGCAAGACGATGAGACGATCACGGCCACGCAGGCCCCGAGCCTCTCGCTTGAGAAGAGGACGAACGGGCAAGACGCCGATGGTCCGACTGGTCCGGTGGTGGTGGTGGGGTCGACGATCACCTGGACGTACGAAGTGACGAACACGGGGAACGTGACGCTGACGAACATCGCTGTCACCGACGATAAGGCGGGCACGATCGGGACGATCCCGACGTTGGGGGTGGGAGCGAGCGCGACGCTGACCAAGACAGGGGCGGCCGTTGCTGGGCAGTACGCGAACGTGGGAACCGCGCAGACGACGTACAGCGGGCAGACGGTGAGCGCCACCGATCCGAGCCACTACGTAGGGGTAGCTGGCTACGTCGCGATCACGCCGCAGTCGGCTGTGAACGAGGTGGGGGCCTCCCACACGTTCCTGATCACGGCGTACGCTCAGGGGACGGCTCCCAGCGGGTGGAACTTGGCCTACACGGTGAGTCCAACCTCAGCCAGTGAGAGTCTGAGCGGGCCCACAGTAGCCGTTGATGGGATGGGTGCCACCTGGAACCTCACGATCAACCACGCCAGCCCGGCCGTGTTCACGGCATCGGCCACGGTGACGATGATGTTCTCCGGCGGGACGCAAGTGGTGCTGACGACGAACGGAATCTCCCCCAACAGCGCCCCCGCCACCAAGACCTACGCGTACCGCCAGGCGAAGATCGACCTTGCCCCGGGTTCTGACACGAACGAAGCAGGGGATAACCATGTGATCACGGCCACGGTGCGGGTGTGGAACGGGACGAGTTGGGTCGTGCCCCCCGACGGCGGGTCGGTCACCTTCTCCCTCGCCTCGGATACCACCGGCTCCGCCACCATCGTGAGCCCGAACCCCGCCTCCCTTGTCGGCGGACAAGCTCAGGTCACGATCCGCGCCATCACGCCGGGTCTGGTCAAGGTCCACGCCGTGGCCGACGCCCTCGGCACTGGAACGGTGGTCGCCGAAACCGGCGTCGGCTCAAGCGGCCCCGACGCCGAGAAGACGTACGAGTACCGCCAGGCACGGATCCGCCTCAGCCCTCTTGCCGACACCAACGAGGTCGGCGACGACCACACCTTCACGGCCACGGTCGAGGCGTACGTGGTGGGAGTAGGCTGGATCGCCGCCCCTGATAGCACGCCGGTCACGTTCAGCTTCGTCTCAAACCAGATCGGAGCTACGTTTGTGGGATCGAGCTCCACCACGACCAGCGGGGGCCAGGCCCAGGCGACGATCGGCGCTACCCAACCCGGAACCGTGACGGTGAAGGCCCAGGCGACAGTGGGGGGCGTTACCGTGGAGACGAACGGCTCGGGCGGGTCAACCGGTTTGGCGACGAAGGCGTACGTGAGCGGCTACATCGCGATCACCCCGGGGCACGCGACGAATGCAGTGGGTGCCCCGCACACGTTCGCGATCGCGGCGCACGCGCAGGGGGCGGCACCGATTTCGTGGGCTCTCAGCTACACTGTGGTACCGACGCCGGGGAGCCAGAGCCTGAGCGGACCAACGGTGTCCTCGGATGGGATGAGCGCGACGTGGAGCTTGACGGTCAACAGCGCTGTCCCCTCTGTTCTCACGGCGGTCCCGACGGTAACGATGTCGTTCCCTGGCGGAACGCAGGTCGTACGGACGACGGATGGCCGGGGCGGGAGCACCATGCCGGCGCAGAAGACCTATGTACAGGGTCGGATCAGCCTGAGTCCGGTGTCCGCCTCAAACGAGGTGGGCGATCCCCACACGATCGTGGCGACTGTGGAGACGTCGAGTAACGGGTCCACCTGGTCACCGGCAGGAGGGGCCGAGGTAACGTTCTCCATCCTAAGCGGGGTGGCAAGCTTCGTGGGTGGGGTCAACACCGCGGTCACGAACGGGGCTGGGCAGGCGACGGTCCAGATCGTCTCCTCTGCACCGGGAACGGTGGTCGTCCAGGCCGCGGCGGACGTGTTCGGCGATCGGACGGTCATCCGCACCACGGGCACGGCCGGGAGCGGCAACAACGCCGAGAAGACCTACGTCGACGCCCGGATCGGTGTTGCTCCGCTTGAGGCGGTGAACCCGGTGGGCACGAACCACACGGTGACCGCGCTCGTGGAGGTTAGCACCGGAGCGGGTTGGGTGCTCGCCCCCGATGGGACATCGGTCGTGTTCACACTTCTCAACAACGCAGCCGGAGCCACCTTCGTCACGGCCTCGACCACCACGACCCGCGGCGGCGTGGCCTCGGTGACCGTGTTTGCGTCGAATCAGGGCAGTGTCGTCATTCGGGCGATGGCGGACGTGACCATGGGCGGACTCGTGCTGCGCAGGGCAACCGGCTCAGGTGGAGTGAACGGCCCGGACGCCCTCAAGAGCTGGGTGCGCAATAACGAGCCCCCCACCGCGGAGAGCCTGTCCCTCGTCACATGCCAGAACACCCCGCTGACCTTCTCGTTGCGTGGCAGCGACCCCAACGTGAACCCAGCGGCCCCGGCGTCGCATCCATTGACGCTCGCGATCGTGGGGGCCCCGACCTACGGTGCCCTGAGCGGGAACCTGAGTGCTGTCACGTACAGCGCGCCCCACGAGGCGTCGGTGGACGTGGTGTATGCACCGCAGCTTGATTTCCTGGGGACCGACTTCATCACGTACACCGTCACCGACCCTACCGGCGCGTTCGCGGTGGGAACGGTTCGGATCACGGTTGTGGACTGCGGCGAGGAGATCGCCGGTGGAGGCGGCGCCCTCGGGCCGCGGATCGTGATCAACGAGGTCGCTTGGGGCGGCACGGAAGCCGATCCGGTGCACGAATGGGTTGAGCTCTATAGCTCATTCGACGAGTCGCTGGACCTCACCGGGTGGACCCTCCGCTGGCGCCGCAAGCAGCCGGGGCACGTGATGGAGCAATACGTGAAAACCGTGGAGCTCCGCGGGGCGATCGACGAGTTCGGGTTCTACCTCATGGAGCGCCGCACCGATGACGTGGTGAGCGACATCGCGGCCGACCTCATCTACGAGGAGACGGGACCGGTCGTCATCACGGAGATCGCGTGGGGGGGGACCGCGGCAAGCCCGAACGATCAGTGGATCGAGCTGACCAACATTACGGAGAACGCGGTGGACCTCACAGGGTGGACCCTCCGTTGGCGCCTTACCCAGCCGGCCACGGCCGGGGAGCCGGAGTGGAAGGTGGTCGAACTCCGCGGGACGATTGCCCCGTACGCAACGTACCTCCTCGAGCGGGGTAGTGACGACGTGGTTCGCGGCATCCCGGCTGACCTCATCTACAACGTGCCCCTCGATCCGCAGGGTGAGGTCGTGGAGCTTGTGGATTCGGTGGGCACAGCGGTGGACACGGCGAACGCGGAACGCCTCGGGCGGTCCGGGTGGGCCACTGGCTACGGCGTGGGTGGCGCCCATCCGTACGCGACGATGGAGAGGGTGAACCCGTTCGCGCGGGACACGGAACAGAACTGGCGCGCCAACGAAGGCATCCTCACGCATGGCGCCGACCGGAACGGAAACCCGCTCGTCGGTACCGCGCAGGCGGTGAACGAACAGTTCCTCCTCTGGGCCTATCCTGACGTGGACCCAACCTGGTTCCCGTCTGAGCTCGTGTTCCTTCCGTTTGTCCTCGATCTCGCCGACCGGGGGGAGATCCTGGAGCTCGTCGATCCGGCCGGGAACATCGTAGACACCGCCAACGCCGACGACCCCCACCGCGATGGGTGGGCGGCGGGTTACGGCGTGCGCGGGGCGGAGAAGTACGCGACGATGGAACGGGTGGATCCCTCGCTCCCTGATCTAGATACGAGCTGGGACGGTAACCACTACATCGTGATCAACGGGCTCGACGCTGCCGCAGTGTGCTTGGCGGCCACGGCCCGTACGACGAACGAGCCTGTCCTGATCCGGTTCGCCGGGGAGCAGGTGCCGCAGACGGTCCGCCGGGGAGAGGTGATCACGGTGGCGGTGGTCGCCCCGGCCGCGTGCGGCGCGGTCCCGTGCCTCCCCCATGCCGTCCTCACGGCGGCGGATGAGTTGGCGGGCGGTGCTGGGGCAGTGGTCACGCCAGATCTCGGAAAGAGGGTGTTGGTGGGGAAGCGGATCGAACCTACGGACAACTACCAGTTCCAGTTCGCTACCGCTGACCTCGCGCTCGGGACCTATCGGTTGTGGATTTCCCTCGGGAGCACGGTGGTCCGCGTCGTTGTGTTCCAGATCGTGGCGGCTCCCGGCATGTGA
- a CDS encoding ribbon-helix-helix protein, CopG family, protein MQVTLYYNEEDQYLLELVDELAERERKSRSAVIMSILEEHFERGKRLGEILVEKGLVRDETVKRALVVQGRFNRS, encoded by the coding sequence GTGCAGGTAACGTTGTACTACAACGAAGAGGACCAGTACCTCCTGGAACTGGTGGACGAGCTGGCCGAACGGGAGCGCAAGTCTCGGTCTGCAGTGATCATGTCCATCCTCGAGGAGCACTTCGAGCGTGGGAAACGTCTAGGGGAGATCCTCGTTGAGAAGGGTTTGGTCCGCGACGAGACCGTGAAGCGGGCCCTGGTTGTCCAGGGCCGGTTCAACCGAAGTTAG